AAGAACTGTTGAGTTGTTAATAActgaatatacattattactgtgtGTAAGAACTATTGGAGTTGTTAGTACACTACAAATATTACGATtaatactttgtgtaagaacCACTGAGCTCTGTTAATAacctaaatatacattattactgtgtaagaactgttgagttgttaataactaaatatacattattactttgtgtaagaactgttgagttgttaataactaaatatacattattagtttgtgtaagaactgttgaataaactaaatatacattattagtttgtgtaagaactgttggagttgttaataaccaatatacattattacttgtAAGAACTGTGGAGTTGTTAATAACCAAATacacattattactttgtaaaaagaACCTGTTGAGTTGTTAATAACcagatatacattattacttGTAAAAGAACTGTTGGAGTTTAATAATAAccatatacattattactttctgGTGTAAGAACTAttgagttgttaataactaaatacacAATATTACTGTGTGttaactgttggagttgttaataactaaatagtACTATtagtttgtgtaagaactgttggagttataataaattactcaatattatttagttagtgtgtaagaactgttgagttataataactaaatattgattagtttgtgtaagaactgtttgGGTTGTTAGtaactaaatatatacattattagtcTTGGTGCAAGGTCCAAGCtggttaataactaaatatacattgcATGTGTTACCAGAAAATGTTAGTTGTTAATAAccaaatatacattattatttgtgtaagaactgatggagttgttaataactaaatatacattattagtttgtAAGAACTGTTGAgttgttgttaataactaaatatacattattacaaagtgtaagaactgttggagttgttaataactaaatatacattattactttgtgtaagaactgttgttgaaccaaataagttaaaatattatttgtagaaccgcttggagttgttaataacaatattatcatgCCTTGTGTGTAAGAACTGGAGTTGTTTACACCAGCTACAATTATGCTTGTGTGGAACGTTGTATTTGTTACGCCAACCaggtttattaattttgtaagaaCTGTTGAGTTGTTAATAACCCCGAATATATGCATTATTATTGTAAGAACTCATGGATACCAGATCAAAATACACATTACTGAAGAAACTGTTGAGTTATAATAACTGAATATACTGCTACTTTGGTAGAACTGTTGAGATGTTAAACGAAATATACTTACTTTGTGTGGAATCTTGATACTGGAACAGAAACTTCGTTCATTGATAGATCTGACTTCAGTTGACATCGCTTGAATCCCAAGAGAGACAAAATGCAAATTATCTGTTGAGCAGTTTTGTacgtttaaaaactaaaaacattaattttactcaCAGCTGTACATACTCAGTgtcataaagagaaaaaaaaacgttttatcttGAGACGAAATCACAAAATCAAGTTTTGTGATACTCGTATATTTACGACGTATTCTGCGACAACTTAGTGTGACAAAAGACAATTTACATGTAAGCCCGTTAGATTTAAGTAGAGAtgaaaaaagatttaattattttatatttagagaaAAGTACACGTTATGTGAAACATGTTTAGTGATTTGTCTTTTATTAGTTCTATGCGGAGCTCCatgaaaatgaattaaacagGCTAAATACGTGacatatttattacttacttCTAAACCGACACTTAATAAATGCTGTGATAAACACTCTGATTGATTCAAGCTATTTCTGTGCTTGTTCAGGCAATTTGGAGCCAAATGTTCCAAATGTGGCAGAACAATACAGTCAACAGACTGGGTATGGCGGGCACGTGAGCAGGTTTACCACTTAGCTTGTTTTGCCTGTGATTCTTGCAAGAGACAGTTATCAACAGGAGAGGAGTTTGCCTTATATGACAACAGGGTGCTCTGTAAAACACATTACTTAGAATTCCTTGAAGGAAACAACGCCCAATGACGGTGAGAGTGAGTCAGTGATCTCTTTTGTTTGTTACtagaaagttgaaatattcataaaaatggGGTCAGTGatctttttttgttattactagaaagttgaaatattcataaaaaatgggTCAGTGATCTTTTGTTGTTACtagaaagttgaaatattcataaaaaatgggTCATCATCTTTTTGTTGTTACtagaaagttgaaatattcataaaaaatgggGTCAGTgatctttttttgttgttactagaaagttgaaatattcataaaaaatgggGTCAGTgatctttttttgttgttactagaaagttgaaatattcataaaaaatgggTCAGTGATCTTTTTGTTGTTACtagaaagttgaaatattcataaaaaatgggGTCAGTGATCTTTTGTTGTTACtagaaagttgaaatattcataaaaattggGGTCAGTGATCTTTTGTTGTTACtagaaagttgaaatattcataaaaaatgggTCAGTgatcttttttgttgttactagaaagttgaaatattcatataaaaattcAGTCAGATCTTTTTTTGTTACtagaaagttgaaatattcataaaaaatgggGTCAGtggatctttttttttgttgttactagAAAGTTGAGATATCTTTTGGCGCATAAATAAATGGATCTTTTGACAAAACACAGAAAGTTGATATTTGCAAAATACCAAGATGGGTTTTGATATGTACTAGAAGGTTGAGATATTCATAAAAAATGGGGTCagtgattttttttgttgttactagaaggtttttaaatattcatataaaagttCAGTCATCCtgttaaaaaaatcagaatagtaattaatttgtaaattacgCTTCATAAGTTTATACAAAATGTCTCAGTTCCCACTGCTTCCCCATCCGCTGACTCAGCGGTAACTTTATAAGCTTTTATTTCAAAGCCCTTGGTTTGACTCCCTGAGGTTGACACACTGTAGATAGTCTTATGTGTgtgattttactttaataacaattCGCCAGTCAACAAACTATGACTAAGTTAGTTACTGGGACTACTGTTTGGAGATAGCTGAAttcttcttgtttattttaatgactTTAAAATCTGATAGGTCTCTAGGTTGGACAACGGTAAGCTAAATtgtaaaattcgaggttcgatttcctgcggtagacacagcagatagaatAGATGTGCCTAGTAAAACTGTGAAAAGAGTTACTGAAAATGTGTAACGCCAACTTGGAAGTTTAGATATTATAGTTGAAATGAGATATATTCCTGAAAGCTGTTAtagtaaatagaataaaacaaattttgcatatatattcattaatttgtttgtttacgaaAAGTTTGTTGAAATGTGTCCCGAGTTTATTGACTATGTTTTGGTAGCATATCAAACGGTGCTctggtatggcctggtggttaaggcagaCGAGTCTGTATCTGAAGGTCGTGgtccgaatccctgtcacaccaaaacatgctcgccattttagccgtcgGGACGTTATGCATGCacacgatcaatcccagtatctGCAAAAAAAGTGTAGCTCAAAAGTTGTCGGTGGTGTGACATAACTAGCTGCCtctcagtcttacactgctaaattagggacagctagcgcagatagccctcgtggaagCTTTgcagtaaattcaaaacaaagtttatCGAATCAAAGactgaagtttatttttataataaataaaaacatgttacttgaaataaaaaatacaaatagacCCTAAAGAACCTTTTTCCTACCATAAGAGAGATTTGTAGGTTCTGGTAGTAAGCACACATTGTGAACATTGCAGTCATACTTTGATTCATTGTAAACATTCTCATCATTATTCGAAATGTTTCTACCATTTATTCATGAAATTGTTTTGCGCATTAACAAAAGAAAGAtttacatactgttatattgtTAACTTGGTTTACAATTCATACATGAGAAGAGTGATNNNNNNNNNNNNNNNNNNNNNNNNNNNNNNNNNNNNNNNNNNNNNNNNNNNNNNNNNNNNNNNNNNNNNNNNNNNNNNNNNNNNNNNNNNNNNNNNNNNNNNNNNNNNNNNNNNNNNNNNNNNNNNNNNNNNNNNNNNNNNNNNNNNNNNNNNNNNNNNNNNNNNNNNNNNNNNNNNNNNNNNNNNNNNNNNNNNNNNNNNNNNNNNNNNNNNNNNNNNNNNNNNNNNNNNNNNNNNNNNNNNNNNNNNNNNNNNNNNNNNNNNNNNNNNNNNNNNNNNNNNNNNNNNNNNNNNNNNNNNNNNNNNNNNNNNNNNNNNNNNNNNNNNNNNNNNNNNNNNNNNNNNNNNNNNNNNNNNNNNNNNNNNNNNNNNNNNNNNNNNNNNNNNNNNNNNNNNNNNNNNNNNNNNNNNNNNNNNNNNNNNNNNNNNNNNNNNNNNNNNNNNNNNNNNNNNNNNNNNNNNNNNNNNNNNNNNNNNNNNNNNNNNNNNNNNNNNNNNNNTTTGTTGtcataacaacatttttaaacaattaactttaatCAAGAATAACCTAAGTAAAAGATTGGTCGGTTTGGTgtttcatggcgcaaagcaactaggctatctgcgccggtaatagatttgttgaaaaataaatcgTATTCACCtcgaatgtgttttgtttgttttgaatttcgcgcaaagctacacgagggctatctgcgctagccgttcctaatttagcagtgtaaggctagaaggaaggcggctagtcatcaccacccaccgccaactcttggactactcttttaccaacgaatagtgggattgacagtaacattataaagcccccacggctgggagggcgagcatgtttggtgcgaccgggattcgaatccgcgactctcggattacgagtctagtgccttaacacgcttgaccatgccggacctcacCTGAGTTACGACGATATATTGTTCCTTTACAGCAACTGATTTTCACGAATACAGTCTAGTTATTGTCATACTTGGTTTTGTCTGAGGAGGAGGCGTGCTAAAACTGCTAATTCGAGGGTCCATGGTT
This genomic window from Tachypleus tridentatus isolate NWPU-2018 chromosome 10, ASM421037v1, whole genome shotgun sequence contains:
- the LOC143227963 gene encoding LIM/homeobox protein Awh-like, giving the protein MSLAGTETEQDHCYVCDQRITDRFLLKVNGQSWHAHCLRCCVCQALLDRHPSCFIRNNNVYCRTDYTRQFGAKCSKCGRTIQSTDWVWRAREQVYHLACFACDSCKRQLSTGEEFALYDNRVLCKTHYLEFLEGNNAQ